Proteins encoded by one window of Ruminococcaceae bacterium R-25:
- a CDS encoding amino acid ABC transporter membrane protein (PAAT family), with the protein MSAKKSNKSKIRNTLIVIIAIALAAFIAYFLLFMPLAEIPSWIASVRSAFFASSFWLDFENNFITDGRYMYIVKGLGVTFQVTFFAVLLGIVLGVIVALVRSSYDTLKEELKGGFGKAVLYFFYKLCGIYLTVIRGTPVVVQLMIIYFVIFASSNNKILVATLAFGINSGAYVAEIIRGGIMSVDKGQFEAGRSLGFGYVRTMAFIIIPQAFKTVLPALANEFIVLIKETSVSGYVGLQELTKGGDIIRSRTYSAFMPLIAVAIIYLVIVMFFSWLVSLLERRLKNSER; encoded by the coding sequence ATGAGCGCGAAAAAATCTAATAAATCAAAGATCAGAAACACGCTTATCGTGATCATAGCGATCGCGTTGGCGGCTTTCATTGCTTACTTTTTGTTGTTTATGCCTTTGGCTGAAATTCCTTCATGGATCGCTTCAGTCAGAAGCGCTTTCTTTGCGAGCTCCTTCTGGCTCGATTTTGAAAACAACTTCATCACCGACGGCCGTTACATGTATATCGTCAAAGGCTTGGGTGTTACTTTCCAGGTTACATTCTTCGCAGTTCTTCTGGGTATCGTTTTAGGTGTCATCGTAGCGCTCGTAAGGTCTTCTTATGACACACTGAAAGAAGAACTCAAAGGCGGCTTCGGAAAAGCAGTCCTCTATTTCTTCTATAAACTCTGCGGAATCTATCTTACGGTCATCAGAGGAACTCCTGTAGTAGTCCAGCTCATGATCATCTACTTCGTTATTTTCGCTTCATCCAATAACAAGATCCTCGTTGCAACATTGGCATTCGGTATCAACTCCGGTGCTTACGTTGCCGAGATCATCAGAGGCGGCATCATGAGTGTCGACAAGGGACAGTTCGAAGCAGGTCGTTCTTTGGGATTCGGTTATGTAAGGACAATGGCTTTCATCATCATCCCTCAGGCATTTAAGACCGTTCTTCCCGCTCTCGCAAACGAATTCATCGTTCTCATCAAAGAGACTTCAGTATCAGGCTATGTCGGACTCCAGGAACTTACAAAAGGCGGCGACATCATAAGATCCAGAACATATTCTGCGTTCATGCCGCTCATTGCAGTTGCGATCATCTATCTCGTGATCGTCATGTTCTTCAGCTGGCTTGTATCGTTGCTCGAAAGGAGGCTCAAGAACAGTGAGCGCTGA
- a CDS encoding polar amino acid transport system substrate-binding protein yields MKTLSRFAAAFLSVALLLGMTSCGQSKKNLKILDTAYAVEDYAMAISKENEGLKAAIDQALAELTEDGTIPSIIEKYIPAGATIEKKESVQSTYPEFTTIEEGKLIMATNAFFQPYEYHEGEAIVGIDPEIAKAVADKLGLELVIEDVEFDSIIAGVQAGKYDIGCAGMTVTEDRLKSVNFSTPYATGVQSVIVVEGSEITDVDKLLSGTYKVGVQTGTTGDIYMTDDIGEDRVERFAKGNDAIIALQSGKIDAVVIDNEPAKAFVAAANK; encoded by the coding sequence ATGAAGACACTTTCTAGATTCGCAGCAGCTTTCCTTTCTGTAGCACTTTTGCTCGGAATGACATCTTGCGGACAGTCCAAGAAGAACCTCAAGATCCTTGATACAGCTTATGCAGTAGAAGATTACGCTATGGCAATCAGCAAGGAAAATGAAGGACTCAAGGCAGCTATCGACCAGGCTCTCGCTGAGCTCACAGAAGACGGCACAATTCCTTCCATCATCGAGAAGTACATCCCTGCAGGCGCTACTATTGAGAAGAAAGAATCTGTACAGAGCACATACCCTGAGTTCACAACTATCGAAGAGGGCAAGCTCATCATGGCTACAAACGCTTTCTTCCAGCCTTATGAGTATCACGAAGGCGAAGCTATCGTTGGCATCGACCCTGAGATCGCTAAGGCAGTTGCTGACAAGCTCGGTCTTGAGCTCGTTATCGAAGACGTTGAGTTCGATTCCATCATCGCAGGCGTTCAGGCTGGTAAGTATGACATCGGCTGCGCAGGCATGACAGTTACAGAAGACAGACTTAAGTCCGTTAACTTCTCTACACCTTATGCTACAGGCGTTCAGTCCGTTATCGTAGTTGAAGGTTCTGAGATCACAGACGTAGATAAGCTCCTTTCCGGCACATACAAGGTTGGTGTTCAGACAGGTACAACAGGCGACATCTACATGACAGACGATATCGGTGAAGACAGAGTTGAGCGTTTCGCAAAGGGTAACGATGCGATCATCGCACTCCAGTCCGGCAAGATCGATGCAGTTGTTATCGACAATGAGCCTGCTAAGGCATTTGTTGCAGCAGCAAACAAATAA
- a CDS encoding tRNA (cytidine/uridine-2'-O-)-methyltransferase, which yields MNESGKSIVNVVLFEPEIPQNTGNIMRTCVATGATLHIIGPVGFDIDNPEFKRASTNHITWADYTLYDSWQDFCDKNEGEYFFMTRYGKVPPSSIDFKAASEKSEIYLIFGKESTGIPGEILRANLDRCFRIPMAADCRCLNVSNAAAVAIYEVLRQLNYPGLSFKEEQKGEDFLEQNYSYDETLRRKRK from the coding sequence ATGAACGAATCAGGAAAAAGCATAGTAAATGTCGTATTGTTTGAACCGGAAATCCCGCAAAATACCGGTAACATTATGCGCACCTGTGTTGCTACGGGCGCCACGCTCCACATCATTGGACCTGTAGGCTTCGATATAGATAATCCTGAGTTCAAGAGGGCTTCGACCAACCACATCACATGGGCTGATTATACTTTGTACGATTCCTGGCAGGACTTCTGTGACAAGAATGAAGGCGAGTATTTCTTCATGACACGTTACGGCAAGGTTCCGCCTTCTTCAATTGATTTCAAGGCTGCTTCAGAAAAGTCTGAGATTTATCTCATATTCGGAAAAGAGAGCACAGGCATACCCGGCGAGATCTTAAGGGCAAACCTCGACAGGTGCTTCAGGATCCCGATGGCAGCAGACTGCAGATGCCTTAATGTTTCAAACGCAGCTGCAGTAGCTATTTATGAAGTATTGAGACAGCTTAACTATCCCGGCCTCTCGTTCAAAGAAGAACAGAAGGGCGAGGATTTCTTAGAGCAGAATTATTCCTACGACGAAACGCTCAGAAGAAAGCGTAAATAA
- a CDS encoding amino acid ABC transporter ATP-binding protein (PAAT family), with the protein MSADNVIISVKDLKKYYNDGEVKALDGVTTDIKKGEVVVVIGPSGSGKSTFLRSLNLLERPTGGTITFDGSDIMSPATDINKLRQKMGMVFQHFNLFPHLTILRNMTIAPMKLHGLSKEEAEKKALALLDRVGLADRANAYPSQLSGGQKQRIAIVRALAMDPEVMLFDEPTSALDPEMVGEVLEVMKNLAKAGMTMVCVTHEMGFAREVGTRVIFMDCGKIIEENTPEQIFTNPQNERLQAFLQKVL; encoded by the coding sequence GTGAGCGCTGATAATGTAATCATATCCGTAAAGGATCTTAAAAAGTACTATAACGATGGTGAAGTAAAGGCCTTGGACGGTGTCACTACTGACATCAAAAAGGGCGAAGTGGTAGTTGTTATCGGACCTTCAGGTTCAGGCAAATCCACTTTCTTAAGGTCTTTAAATCTTTTAGAGCGCCCTACAGGCGGCACCATCACATTTGACGGCAGCGATATCATGTCACCTGCGACTGATATCAATAAGCTCAGACAGAAGATGGGAATGGTCTTCCAGCATTTTAATCTCTTCCCTCACCTTACGATCTTAAGGAACATGACTATAGCTCCCATGAAGCTTCATGGTCTTTCCAAGGAAGAAGCAGAGAAAAAAGCTCTTGCCCTTTTAGACAGAGTCGGTCTTGCTGACCGTGCTAACGCTTATCCTTCGCAGCTCTCAGGCGGTCAGAAGCAGAGAATCGCTATTGTCAGAGCTCTTGCGATGGATCCTGAAGTAATGCTTTTCGATGAGCCGACAAGCGCTTTGGATCCTGAGATGGTAGGCGAAGTTCTCGAAGTAATGAAGAACCTCGCAAAGGCCGGAATGACAATGGTCTGCGTAACGCACGAGATGGGCTTTGCTAGAGAAGTCGGTACTCGCGTTATATTTATGGACTGTGGTAAAATCATCGAAGAGAATACACCTGAACAGATCTTCACGAATCCTCAGAACGAGAGACTTCAGGCGTTCCTGCAAAAAGTATTGTAA